A window of the Brassica napus cultivar Da-Ae chromosome C5, Da-Ae, whole genome shotgun sequence genome harbors these coding sequences:
- the LOC111204765 gene encoding glycoprotein 3-alpha-L-fucosyltransferase A — translation MGVFSNLRGPKIGSTHEGLPVANASSPPSLRRKVSSFLPICVAIVVLVEIASMGRRLDNASLLDTLTGFFAKSPSDKLSPTKPSGLKVGSGVERCEEWLEREDSVSYSRNFSKDHIFISGGDKDFESCSVDCAIGMKSNKTPDAAFGLSHQPGTLSILRSMESARYYLQNNLAQARRKGYDIVMTTSLSSDVPVGYFSWAEYDVMAPVQPKTEKALAVAFISNCIAQNFRLQALEALMEANVTIDSYGTCHRNRNERVEKVEALKHYKFSLAFENTNEEDYVTEKFFQSLVAGSVPVVVGAPNIQEFAPSPDSILHVKQMTDIEPVAKRMKYLADNPDAYNKMLRWKHEGPSDSFKALVDMAAVHSSCRLCIFVATRIREQEEKNHEFKKRPCKCTRGSETVYHLFVRERGTFDMESIFLRDGYLTLEALESAVLTKFKSLRHEPIWKKERPVSLRGDGVLRVHAIYPLGLTQRQALYNFKFEKNSSLSTHIQSNPCPKFEVVFV, via the exons aTGGGCGTTTTCTCCAATCTCCGAGGACCCAAAATTGGATCGACCCACGAAGGATTACCCGTAGCCAATGCctcctctcctccctctctCAGGCGTAAAGTTTCCAGCTTTTTGCCGATCTGCGTGGCTATCGTCGTCCTCGTCGAGATCGCGTCTATGGGTCGCCGCCTCGATAACGCCTCTCTGCTCGATACATTGACTGGTTTTTTCGCCAAGTCGCCTTCGGACAAGCTGTCTCCGACTAAACCGTCCGGTTTGAAGGTTGGGTCGGGAGTGGAGAGGTGCGAGGAGTGGTTGGAGAGAGAGGATTCAGTGAGTTACTCTAGGAATTTCAGTAAAGATCACATCTTTATCTCCGGTGGTGACAAG GACTTCGAATCGTGCTCAGTTGATTGCGCAATTGGaatgaaatcaaataaaacCCCCGATGCAGCGTTTGGATTAAGTCATCAGCCTGGAACACTCAGTATACTACGTTCCATGGAATCAGCAAGATACTACCTTCAGAACAATCTTGCTCAGGCACGACG GAAGGGTTATGATATTGTGATGACAACTAGTCTTTCATCAGATGTTCCCGTTGGGTACTTCTCATGGGCGGAGTATGATGTTATGGCTCCAGTGCAGCCAAAGACCGAGAAAGCTCTTGCTGTTGCTTTCATTTCCAATTGCATTGCTCAGAATTTTAGGCTGCAAGCTCTTGAAGCCTTGATGGAGGCGAATGTTACGATTGATTCTTATGGTACTTGTCACCGGAACCGTAACGAGAGAG TGGAGAAGGTTGAAGCTCTTAAGCACTATAAGTTCAGTTTAGCTTTTGAGAACACCAACGAGGAGGATTATGTCACCGAGAAGTTCTTCCAATCTCTTGTCGCTG GATCTGTCCCTGTGGTGGTTGGTGCTCCAAATATTCAAGAATTTGCACCATCTCCTGATTCAATCCTTCACGTTAAACAGATGACTGATATAGAGCCAGTTGCAAAGAGAATGAAGTATCTTGCAGATAATCCTGACGCCTATAATAAGATGCTAAG atGGAAACATGAAGGCCCTTCAGATTCTTTCAAGGCACTTGTTGATATGGCTGCTGTACACTCCTCTTGCCGTCTCTGCATTTTCGTGGCTACAAGGATCCGTGAGCAAGAAGAGAAGAATCATGAGTTCAAGAAACGACCCTGCAAATGCACCAGAGGCTCAGAGACAGTTTATCATTTGTTTGTTAGAGAACGAGGCACGTTTGATATGGAATCCATCTTTTTAAG GGATGGTTATCTGACTCTGGAAGCTCTGGAATCTGCGGTTCTCACAAAGTTTAAGTCTCTTAGACATGAACCGATATGGAAGAAGGAAAGGCCAGTGAGCTTAAGGGGAGATGGTGTGCTTAGAGTGCACGCGATATACCCGCTTGGTCTGACTCAAAGACAAGCCCTTTACAACTTCAAATTCGAAAAAAACTCAAGTCTTAGTACTCACATACAGAGTAACCCTTGTCCCAAATTCGAAGTTGTATTTGTCTAA